From the Deinococcus hopiensis KR-140 genome, one window contains:
- a CDS encoding class I SAM-dependent methyltransferase has protein sequence MSSREAQPHSREWYARLAKELGGYRHPWQRSLDGPDPELVFDALLLEYLTPDTRVLEAGCGHGPDATRFAPQCARWVGYDRQPELLELAQRNAPQAEFYLWDGKGPAPSEMQGPFDLIVSRRGPTSVIHHLSKVAAPSGRFLYVGPRLEVPNVPASLHRVGWTIAGEWRVSIQAYAPTLEDWRLRCEFMGEETRQDDWQHHATGRGMPYREERYVVLAKLGNYDE, from the coding sequence ATGTCGTCCCGAGAAGCTCAACCACATTCACGCGAATGGTACGCACGATTGGCTAAAGAGCTTGGCGGGTACCGTCATCCCTGGCAGCGCTCGCTCGATGGCCCAGACCCTGAACTCGTTTTCGATGCACTTCTGCTCGAATACCTGACACCTGATACTCGAGTCCTTGAAGCAGGCTGCGGCCATGGGCCAGATGCCACACGCTTCGCCCCTCAATGCGCTCGATGGGTCGGTTACGATCGACAACCCGAGCTGCTCGAACTCGCACAGAGAAATGCTCCACAGGCCGAATTCTATTTGTGGGATGGAAAAGGGCCAGCGCCGAGCGAGATGCAGGGGCCTTTCGACCTCATTGTGTCCAGACGTGGCCCCACCAGTGTCATTCACCACCTCTCAAAGGTTGCTGCCCCATCCGGTCGATTTCTGTACGTCGGGCCACGCCTGGAAGTGCCGAATGTGCCTGCGAGCTTGCATCGTGTTGGATGGACTATTGCTGGTGAATGGCGGGTCTCCATCCAGGCGTATGCACCAACGTTGGAGGACTGGCGGCTCCGCTGCGAATTCATGGGCGAAGAGACCCGACAAGACGATTGGCAGCACCACGCAACAGGTCGGGGGATGCCCTACCGGGAAGAACGGTACGTTGTTCTGGCAAAACTCGGCAACTATGACGAGTAA
- a CDS encoding LysR family transcriptional regulator encodes MLLRQVEVLLAVLQEGSFTLAADRMEMTQPAVSHAVATLEKNLSLRLLQRGRTGVQLTPDGQRLLPHFQKLARTAEHLREEAARGPDTLSGKVRIGSFPSTSIHVLPHVIRAMAEQYPRVEVLIFEGLPD; translated from the coding sequence ATGCTGTTGCGCCAAGTCGAGGTGCTGCTGGCTGTTCTCCAGGAAGGCAGCTTTACGCTGGCCGCCGACCGAATGGAGATGACGCAGCCTGCCGTCAGTCACGCGGTCGCCACATTGGAAAAAAACCTGAGCCTTCGCTTGCTGCAGCGTGGACGTACCGGTGTGCAACTCACACCTGACGGACAGCGGTTGCTCCCTCATTTTCAAAAACTCGCACGGACGGCTGAGCACCTGCGAGAAGAAGCTGCCCGCGGTCCAGACACCCTCTCAGGGAAGGTCCGCATAGGGAGTTTTCCCAGCACATCAATCCATGTGCTGCCCCACGTCATCAGGGCCATGGCAGAACAGTATCCGCGGGTGGAAGTGTTGATCTTTGAGGGACTTCCCGATTAG
- a CDS encoding IS3 family transposase, whose amino-acid sequence MIEDARLAYPQVSVRRLCELHWVNRSWFYEQQGREEVDTDQALSQDIEAVVMEFNGYGYRRVTRELARRGRPVNHKRVLRVMRERRLLCRPKRRHRATTDSNHSEKRFPNLLRDAVPVRPNQVWQADLTYVRVRQGFVYLACVLDGFTREVVGWSMSKFMDADLPLAALNNALSARCPAPGLLHHSDQGMQYASRVYVDRLRSAGITPSMSRTGNPYDNAKMESFYKTLKTEEVDLQEYVDLDDARRHINFFIADLYNRRRLHSSLGYVPPAEFAARYTATQM is encoded by the coding sequence ATGATCGAGGATGCGCGACTCGCGTATCCCCAGGTGTCGGTACGTCGTCTGTGCGAGCTGCACTGGGTCAATCGCTCGTGGTTCTACGAACAGCAGGGCCGGGAGGAGGTGGACACCGATCAGGCGTTGTCCCAGGACATTGAGGCCGTGGTGATGGAGTTCAACGGGTACGGATATCGGCGTGTCACCCGCGAGTTGGCCCGACGGGGCCGCCCGGTCAATCACAAGCGCGTGTTGCGTGTCATGCGGGAACGACGGTTGTTGTGCCGTCCCAAGCGCCGCCACCGGGCGACGACGGATTCCAACCACAGCGAGAAGCGCTTTCCCAACCTGCTGCGTGACGCCGTTCCGGTACGGCCCAATCAGGTCTGGCAGGCAGACCTGACCTACGTGCGAGTCCGGCAAGGCTTTGTGTACCTGGCCTGCGTGCTGGACGGTTTTACCCGTGAGGTCGTGGGCTGGTCCATGTCAAAGTTCATGGACGCGGATTTGCCGTTGGCAGCGCTCAACAACGCGCTTTCGGCGCGTTGTCCTGCTCCCGGTCTGCTGCACCACTCGGACCAGGGCATGCAATACGCGAGCCGAGTGTACGTGGACCGCTTGCGGTCCGCAGGAATCACGCCAAGCATGTCCAGGACAGGCAATCCCTATGACAACGCCAAAATGGAGAGTTTCTACAAGACCCTGAAGACCGAGGAGGTCGATCTGCAAGAGTACGTCGATCTGGACGATGCCCGGCGACACATCAATTTCTTTATTGCGGACCTGTACAATCGCCGCCGACTACACTCCAGCCTGGGATACGTCCCACCTGCCGAGTTCGCTGCCCGCTACACTGCTACCCAGATGTGA
- a CDS encoding pyridoxamine 5'-phosphate oxidase family protein, with protein sequence MENENPAYSIDTVEQLEALLGEIAEASRKKEVDFVHPIYQRWIEASPFAILATVGPEGLDASPRGDPEGFVAVADEKTLLLPERRGNNRADSLRNILFDPHVALLFLIPGTGETLRVNGRARITTAPEMLERFVVKGVPPRCVVVIEVDTVFFQCARAIHRSGLWQPPRTEHLEKVPSAGAMLAALTSGAVDGEAYDLALPGRQRSTLY encoded by the coding sequence GTGGAAAACGAGAACCCTGCCTACAGCATCGATACCGTTGAACAACTCGAGGCGTTGCTGGGGGAGATCGCGGAAGCGTCAAGGAAGAAAGAGGTCGACTTCGTCCATCCGATCTACCAGCGGTGGATTGAAGCCTCCCCTTTTGCCATTCTGGCTACGGTGGGCCCAGAGGGACTGGACGCTTCACCACGGGGTGACCCAGAAGGGTTTGTGGCTGTTGCCGATGAAAAAACGCTTCTGCTACCAGAACGTAGGGGCAATAACCGTGCGGACAGTCTGCGGAACATCCTGTTTGACCCTCACGTCGCGTTGCTCTTTTTAATTCCTGGCACAGGGGAAACTCTGCGCGTCAACGGGCGGGCCAGAATCACCACGGCGCCCGAGATGCTGGAACGCTTTGTCGTGAAAGGAGTACCTCCTCGGTGTGTCGTGGTCATTGAGGTGGATACCGTCTTCTTCCAGTGCGCCAGAGCGATTCACCGCTCTGGCCTCTGGCAACCGCCACGGACCGAGCACCTTGAGAAAGTGCCGAGTGCAGGAGCAATGCTTGCAGCGCTCACGAGCGGCGCTGTGGATGGCGAGGCCTACGATCTGGCCCTGCCAGGACGCCAACGCTCAACCCTGTACTGA
- a CDS encoding transposase — protein sequence MPGRTHSREFKLDIVNQINGAHKTTAQLCREHALSPSLIHRWRKEVEARGEAAFTDQAKPDQSLEQRIAELERFCGQLSLENTILKKSLATYRSKNGIK from the coding sequence ATGCCCGGACGCACCCACAGCCGTGAATTCAAGCTTGACATCGTGAACCAGATCAATGGGGCTCACAAGACGACCGCCCAGCTCTGCCGAGAACATGCCCTGTCGCCCAGCTTGATTCACCGTTGGCGGAAAGAGGTCGAGGCGCGAGGTGAAGCAGCGTTCACCGACCAGGCCAAACCCGACCAGTCGTTGGAACAACGCATCGCCGAGTTGGAACGATTTTGCGGACAGTTGTCGCTGGAGAACACGATTCTAAAAAAGTCGTTGGCGACGTACCGCTCGAAAAACGGCATCAAATGA
- a CDS encoding nuclear transport factor 2 family protein, whose product MTVLTAETNIRILLQAYFDGLYTSDAQMLERVFHPHALYATAVDGQLVQRNMQDYLEVIRQRTSPASRHEPRTDLILQLEVLGPHTAFAKVQCSIAERHFTDLLSLVRVDGHWQIMAKVFHYEPLGVASCTS is encoded by the coding sequence ATGACGGTACTCACGGCTGAAACGAACATCCGCATCCTCCTGCAGGCGTACTTCGACGGTCTGTACACGAGCGACGCCCAGATGCTAGAGCGCGTCTTCCATCCTCACGCCCTGTATGCCACCGCGGTTGATGGGCAACTCGTGCAGCGGAACATGCAGGATTACCTTGAGGTGATTCGGCAGCGCACGTCTCCCGCCAGCCGCCACGAGCCACGCACCGACCTCATCCTTCAGCTTGAAGTGCTGGGCCCGCACACTGCGTTTGCCAAGGTGCAGTGCTCCATCGCCGAACGGCACTTTACTGACCTGCTCTCTCTCGTTCGTGTCGACGGACACTGGCAGATCATGGCCAAAGTCTTCCACTACGAGCCTCTAGGGGTTGCCTCATGCACATCCTGA
- a CDS encoding IS630 family transposase (programmed frameshift) yields MVQVWRPSRLSRAQLEERRLYVQQLLQDPEVTDRVIAETVGVAESTVRTWKQRLRERGSLEATRATGPRRRLTAEQLKQLQALLEAGSKAAGYKDERWTTSRVREVIGVQFGVWYHVDHVRKVLHQLGFSPQKPDPHAMERDEQAVQTWVQTVRPELKKKVAQGATLVFVDESGFSLKPTVTRTWAPRGQTPIIHAKAGWDKLSTLGAVTTRGQFLQHTVPGAVRGPQVLAFFEHLLRHIKGDLIVVLDNARIHHTKALRAFVEQQQRLTIQYLPPYAPELNPIEHLWAYVKGHLLGNFCPKDQGELKDRLNFAWRRLRASQLPAKLTHAYCSSQT; encoded by the exons ATGGTGCAGGTCTGGCGACCCTCAAGGCTGAGCCGCGCGCAACTCGAAGAACGACGGCTGTATGTGCAGCAACTTCTCCAGGATCCTGAAGTGACCGACCGCGTCATCGCTGAGACCGTCGGTGTTGCGGAAAGTACGGTCAGGACCTGGAAACAGCGACTCCGAGAACGAGGCAGTCTGGAGGCGACGCGGGCCACTGGTCCTCGGCGTCGCCTCACTGCTGAACAACTCAAGCAGCTCCAAGCCCTACTCGAGGCGGGTTCGAAGGCCGCGGGGTATAAGGATGAGCGCTGGACAACCTCCCGCGTGCGGGAGGTGATCGGGGTGCAATTTGGGGTGTGGTACCACGTCGATCACGTGAGGAAGGTACTCCATCAGCTGGGCTTTAGTCCTCAGAAGCCCGATCCACACGCGATGGAGCGTGACGAACAAGCCGTTCAGACTTGGGTGCAGACCGTCCGACCCGAGTTG AAAAAAAAAGTCGCTCAGGGCGCAACCCTGGTCTTCGTTGACGAGAGTGGCTTCAGCCTGAAACCCACAGTCACGCGGACCTGGGCTCCTCGTGGCCAGACCCCCATCATTCACGCCAAAGCCGGTTGGGACAAGCTCTCTACCCTGGGTGCAGTGACGACCCGTGGTCAATTTCTGCAGCACACCGTACCAGGAGCCGTTCGAGGGCCTCAGGTGCTGGCGTTCTTTGAACATCTGCTCCGACATATCAAAGGCGACTTGATCGTCGTCTTGGACAACGCTCGCATTCATCATACGAAGGCCCTCCGGGCCTTCGTTGAGCAGCAACAGCGTCTCACCATCCAGTACCTGCCCCCATATGCCCCGGAGCTCAACCCGATCGAGCACCTTTGGGCCTATGTCAAAGGGCACCTGCTCGGCAATTTCTGCCCCAAAGACCAAGGCGAATTGAAAGATCGCTTGAACTTCGCCTGGCGTCGCCTTCGCGCCTCACAACTCCCCGCCAAGCTCACCCACGCCTATTGCTCGTCTCAAACCTGA
- a CDS encoding tautomerase family protein, which produces MPYVKVEITRDGTTQAQKEALIQAITDALSDILGKDPEKTFVTIAEINLTDWGIGGQSIAARRTPS; this is translated from the coding sequence TTGCCGTATGTCAAAGTCGAAATCACCCGCGACGGGACCACGCAGGCGCAGAAAGAAGCCCTCATTCAGGCGATCACCGACGCTCTATCAGACATCTTGGGCAAAGACCCCGAAAAAACCTTCGTGACCATCGCAGAAATCAATCTGACCGATTGGGGTATTGGAGGACAATCCATCGCCGCCCGCCGTACCCCTTCATGA
- a CDS encoding glycine-rich domain-containing protein — protein MTIHTGTTPDPRINQHPMPAGLRERLQAEHGWSAEFTQGAEREYRRFLYLAAYGGQSVTPSQTVDEVWHTHLMFTRDYWGPFQNVLPAPLHHDPGTGAPGDEQKFQDQYLRTLDLYETVFGETPAPTYWPRFGTYEQPDSRNEPVKRRAALGRTLLPLLLILGGITLCILMIRALGVTGMAASGFLGMGAAIFALTSLAQRSQLGTTPGSGARRRDRDDSSGSSCGGFSDSSGSDGGSCSGGSDGGASSCGGSSCGGGGCGGGGCGS, from the coding sequence ATGACCATCCACACCGGCACCACACCCGACCCCCGAATCAATCAGCACCCCATGCCCGCTGGACTGCGCGAGCGCCTGCAAGCCGAACACGGCTGGAGTGCGGAGTTCACCCAGGGCGCAGAACGCGAGTACCGGCGGTTTCTGTACCTCGCAGCCTACGGGGGGCAAAGCGTTACACCCTCCCAGACGGTAGACGAGGTGTGGCACACGCACCTGATGTTCACGCGCGATTACTGGGGACCGTTTCAAAACGTGCTTCCCGCCCCGCTCCACCACGATCCCGGCACAGGCGCACCGGGAGACGAGCAGAAATTCCAGGACCAGTACCTGCGAACCCTGGACCTGTATGAAACCGTCTTCGGAGAAACTCCCGCGCCGACCTACTGGCCGCGTTTCGGGACATACGAGCAGCCGGACTCCAGAAATGAACCGGTCAAGCGCCGCGCCGCACTGGGCCGCACGCTCCTGCCGCTGCTGCTCATCCTCGGAGGGATCACCCTCTGCATCCTGATGATCCGCGCGCTCGGGGTGACGGGAATGGCAGCGAGCGGATTCCTGGGGATGGGCGCAGCAATCTTCGCCCTCACCAGCCTCGCGCAAAGGTCACAATTGGGGACCACGCCTGGTTCAGGGGCGCGGCGCAGAGACCGTGATGACTCCAGCGGCAGCAGTTGCGGTGGATTTTCGGACAGCAGCGGCAGCGATGGAGGCAGCTGCTCAGGAGGGTCCGACGGTGGCGCAAGCAGTTGCGGCGGGAGCAGTTGCGGTGGAGGCGGTTGCGGTGGCGGGGGATGCGGATCGTAA
- a CDS encoding LysR family transcriptional regulator substrate-binding protein, which translates to MAHWLEQGTIDLGFLEFPYPDHCDCQPILADEYQLLVPSTHDLAVRKQVPLHQLSGEPFILSKFGCEPVLRAAFREVNATMNVTYEVRDLATLFAMIREGLGVSMVPELLLTQVPSDLMAIRVTPAVQREIGLAHPTGTLLSRPVQTLRETILKGVPTTGNTA; encoded by the coding sequence ATCGCCCACTGGCTCGAACAGGGCACCATTGACCTGGGCTTCTTAGAGTTTCCCTATCCTGATCACTGCGATTGCCAGCCTATCCTTGCAGACGAGTACCAACTGCTCGTACCTTCAACCCACGACCTGGCCGTCCGAAAGCAGGTGCCCCTTCACCAACTGTCCGGCGAACCCTTCATCCTGTCGAAATTTGGCTGTGAACCAGTGCTCCGCGCAGCCTTTCGGGAAGTGAACGCCACCATGAACGTGACCTACGAAGTGCGTGACCTCGCCACGCTGTTCGCCATGATCCGCGAAGGGCTGGGGGTCAGCATGGTCCCCGAGCTCCTGCTGACACAAGTCCCATCTGATTTGATGGCCATCCGTGTCACGCCTGCCGTGCAGCGAGAGATCGGCCTGGCCCATCCCACCGGCACACTCCTTTCGCGTCCTGTGCAAACTCTCCGCGAAACCATCCTTAAAGGAGTTCCGACCACTGGGAATACCGCGTGA